The genomic stretch ctgtctctctctctctctctgtgtctttctgtatgactgtttgtatgtgtgcctgACTGCCTGTCTTGCTTTCCGCCTGCCGgaatgcctgtctgtctgtcgtctgtctgtctgtcgtctgtctgtctgtctctctctgtctctgtctctctctctctctgtctctctctgtcgctgtctctctctctccctgtctctctctctctgtttctctctctctgtctgtctctctctctctttctctctctctctctcgctctctctctctcgctctctctctctgtctctctctctctctgtctctctctcttctctctctcgctctctctctctctctctctctctctctctctctctctctctctctctctctctctctctctctctctctctctcattacctTTTCATTAAGACATGTGGTGTTGCTGAAAGCAATCCCCATGGTACATGGGTCCTGGAACACACAAACTAAAACAAAGCCAAGCAAAGCCAAGCAAAGAAAAGccaagcaaagcaaagcaatgAAAAGCACAGGAAAGCAATGCAAAAAACCAAAAgcgaaacaaagcaaaacaaagaaaaacaatacaaaacaaaacgaaacaaaacaaaaccacacacaaaaccccaAATCTAAtgaacagcaaacacacaaaacaaagcagTCACGAGACTCACCAGCAGCACACGAGACATCAGTGCTGCAATGGTGGTACCGCCCGGTACAAATGGCGCCCTGGGACACCTTGGGACACTTCATCTCAGGCAACGACTCGGTCGCAGCTGGCACAGGACCCACGCCGCCCTTCGTCGCCATCAGCATCCCAGCAGGAGCCAGCGTCGGGCCCGCAGAGGGCCTGATGGGGGCGCCGAGTCCCGCTGCCGAGCCGCCGGAGCCCTGCCTCATCATGTGCTGGAGGACAGACGTTGGGAGAGCTGGTGGCTGCCCCGCTACTCGCGGCTGAGATGCGGTTTGTTGCTGGAAACTTATCCGCGGTGGTTGTTGCAGCCGGAgtcgctgctgttgctgttgtcgcATGAGCTCTTGTCGTTGGAGATGCTGTCTGTGCATCAACCGTTGCTGCAAGCGAGCTCGAAGCTGCGGTGTCATTCGTAGCTGGCTGCTTGACTGTTGCTGCTGCATCAGCTGGCCGGCCGACTGTGGCTGCCCTCGCTGCTGCATCAGCTGCTGGGTTGATGTGGGACGTTGCTGTTGGAACTGCTGATGGGATGCCGTCGGAGGTTGCTGTCGCATCACCTGTTGGGTCGCCGTgggctgttgctgctgctgctgctggaaTGCCGTGGgctgctgccgctgctgctCGAGTTTGAGTTGAAACAAGCGCGGCATCTGTTCTGGGGTGACTCCAGACGGCTCCTGTGTGCCTGTTGACACGGCGGTGTTCGTGGCGCCACCTGCCGTCCCCGCGAACACTGTCATCAAGTCCTCGATAGGGGGAGGCTGCTGCTGGTCCGTGGGCAGACCGCCAGTGATGGAGGAGCCGGTTAGCTGTGGGCCTTCAGTCCCATTGCTCGCTCCTGATCCTGCGGCCCCCCCTTCTAGAGTCGGGTAGAGGTCGGGTCCTTGCTGTCCTGACGGCTGGTCCACAGTTGCGGCTCCTGGCGGGGGCTGGAAAGGGAAGGGGGACAACGGAGGAGACGACGTCCCCGGCTCTTTGTTCTGCGTGTTTTGCAGCAGCGGGGGTTCTTGCTGCACGTTGGCGCCGGACAGCAAGAAGTTGGCTTCGAGGCCGGGGTCCTGGTGCGGGCCTGTCTGGCCGTCCAGTCCAGTGAAGTTCAACAGCCTGTGACCGGACTCGCTTTGGTGCTGCTCCTGCTGCTGAAATGCGGTGGCtagttgctgctgctgctgaagcTTCTCTGTCGCGGCTTGTTGCAGCTGCTGCTGAAGCTTCTCTGTCGCggcttgttgctgctgctgctgaagcTTCTCTGTCGCggcttgttgctgctgctgctgaagcTTCTCTGTCGCGGCtagttgctgctgctgctgaagtTTCTCTGTCGCGGCtagttgctgctgctgctgaagcTTCTCTCTCGCGGCtagttgctgctgctgctgaagcTTCTCTG from Littorina saxatilis isolate snail1 linkage group LG16, US_GU_Lsax_2.0, whole genome shotgun sequence encodes the following:
- the LOC138950400 gene encoding transcription factor SPT20 homolog, which produces MALNTAFVLCITALFKLGLQQVAPSPYQGNQPQFATSISRPATPTASEIIAMLTPQQLRDLTPNQRLRLQQLLQKQQQQQLAATEKLQQQLQQAATEKLQQQQQLAAREKLQQQQQLAATEKLQQQQQLAATEKLQQQQQQAATEKLQQQQQQAATEKLQQQLQQAATEKLQQQQQLATAFQQQEQHQSESGHRLLNFTGLDGQTGPHQDPGLEANFLLSGANVQQEPPLLQNTQNKEPGTSSPPLSPFPFQPPPGAATVDQPSGQQGPDLYPTLEGGAAGSGASNGTEGPQLTGSSITGGLPTDQQQPPPIEDLMTVFAGTAGGATNTAVSTGTQEPSGVTPEQMPRLFQLKLEQQRQQPTAFQQQQQQQPTATQQVMRQQPPTASHQQFQQQRPTSTQQLMQQRGQPQSAGQLMQQQQSSSQLRMTPQLRARLQQRLMHRQHLQRQELMRQQQQQRLRLQQPPRISFQQQTASQPRVAGQPPALPTSVLQHMMRQGSGGSAAGLGAPIRPSAGPTLAPAGMLMATKGGVGPVPAATESLPEMKCPKVSQGAICTGRYHHCSTDVSCAAGAKCCADACGMICMKAVPLDAAILPGSLLVAYCNDPDCAGGGMWNNRKKETHNECDAIKACRRGYVCCFDGCRNICRHQNAPARGDGLYGNSAGNIDNDMAMMMMAGMGS